A genomic segment from Azospirillum sp. TSH58 encodes:
- a CDS encoding TonB-dependent receptor, translating into MGGFLKGEAVRLGGKAGSGPGGLRRRGAGFLAATVMVALSAAAPVLAEERVAEAAPGAEQRAFNIPAQPLASALNAFGRQGGVQVTVDSATVTGIQGQAVAGRFTVDEALRRLLTGTGVTGRFIDDRTVLLTKAASQDGAVLLDPVMVEGAARAPRTSVLGGRPPDYAGGQVARGSQVGLLGNRDVMDTPFATSSYTARTIESQQAKSLADVLANEPSIRSDWSSRGGYSDSFSLRGLAVGAGDVAFGGLFGVAPRTFTSLEGIERVEVLRGLSALVSGVPPGGSLGGVINLVPKRAGDEPLTRFTTSYESDGYVAGHADVGRRFGPDNAFGVRVNAVYGKGDTAIDNQSAEIKHATAGVDYRGDAFRLSGDLGYLERRTEAPMRAASVSPTLTDVPGAPKAGTNFAQPWGFVELKSLHGALKGEVDLGSSVTAYASAGFRQNPTDLLVSVPTITALNGNFTERNLYFFDDVNSQTAETGLRTDFDTGPVNHRVNLSASAVWQTRYNVTYTLNTVASNLYNPVVIPKPNLSGYDTHPRLLSRQRLAGLAIADTLSVLDERVQLTLGLRRQQVTTDSYNGAVPSRQTSRYSESATTPAVALVVKPDPRLSLYANYIEGLSQGPVAPSGTANAGQVFAPFVSKQLEAGVKLDLGRFGATFSAFQITQPSGLSTASRTGGLPVFGVDGEQRNRGLELYGYGELAEGLRLLGGVMVLDAVQTKTAGGVNNGKDAIASPDVQLNLGLEWDTPFLDGLTLSGGAVHTSGQYVNASNTQRIPSWTRFDVGASYLVEAKDTPIELRARVTNLFDKSYWASASPQLGALSTGAPRTFALSASVGF; encoded by the coding sequence ATGGGGGGTTTTCTGAAGGGTGAGGCTGTCCGCTTGGGGGGCAAGGCGGGCAGCGGGCCGGGGGGCCTGCGGCGGCGCGGCGCGGGGTTTCTGGCGGCGACCGTGATGGTCGCGCTGTCGGCCGCAGCGCCGGTGCTTGCCGAGGAGCGCGTGGCCGAGGCCGCGCCGGGCGCCGAACAGCGCGCCTTCAACATTCCGGCCCAGCCGCTGGCGAGCGCGTTGAACGCCTTCGGCCGGCAGGGCGGTGTCCAGGTGACGGTGGACAGCGCCACCGTCACGGGCATCCAGGGGCAGGCCGTCGCCGGCCGCTTCACGGTGGACGAGGCGTTGCGCCGCCTGCTCACCGGAACCGGCGTCACCGGCCGCTTCATCGACGACCGCACGGTGCTGCTGACCAAGGCGGCATCGCAGGACGGTGCCGTCCTGCTGGACCCGGTGATGGTGGAGGGGGCGGCGAGGGCGCCGCGCACGTCCGTCCTCGGCGGACGGCCGCCGGATTATGCCGGCGGGCAGGTGGCGCGGGGCTCGCAGGTGGGGCTGCTCGGCAACCGCGATGTCATGGACACGCCCTTCGCGACCTCCAGCTACACCGCCCGGACCATCGAGAGCCAGCAGGCGAAGTCGCTGGCCGACGTGCTGGCGAACGAGCCCTCCATCCGCAGCGACTGGTCGTCGCGCGGCGGCTACAGCGACAGCTTCTCCCTGCGCGGGCTGGCCGTCGGGGCGGGCGACGTGGCCTTCGGCGGCCTCTTCGGCGTCGCGCCCCGCACCTTCACCTCGCTGGAAGGGATCGAGCGGGTCGAGGTGCTGCGGGGGCTGAGCGCGCTGGTCAGCGGCGTGCCGCCCGGCGGCTCGCTCGGCGGCGTCATCAACCTCGTGCCCAAGCGGGCGGGCGACGAGCCCCTGACCCGTTTCACCACCAGTTACGAATCCGACGGCTATGTGGCGGGCCATGCGGACGTCGGTCGCCGCTTCGGGCCGGACAACGCGTTCGGGGTGCGCGTCAACGCCGTCTACGGCAAGGGCGACACCGCCATCGACAACCAGTCGGCCGAGATCAAGCACGCGACGGCCGGCGTCGATTACCGGGGCGACGCCTTCCGCCTGTCAGGCGACCTCGGCTATCTGGAGCGGAGGACCGAGGCGCCGATGCGCGCGGCCAGCGTGTCCCCGACCCTGACCGACGTGCCGGGCGCGCCAAAGGCCGGAACGAACTTCGCCCAGCCCTGGGGGTTCGTGGAGCTGAAGTCGCTGCACGGGGCGTTGAAGGGCGAGGTGGATCTCGGCTCCTCCGTCACCGCCTACGCCTCGGCCGGCTTCCGCCAGAACCCGACCGACCTGCTGGTCAGCGTGCCGACGATCACCGCCCTGAACGGCAACTTCACGGAGCGGAACCTCTATTTCTTCGACGACGTGAATTCCCAGACCGCCGAAACGGGCCTGCGCACCGATTTCGACACCGGGCCGGTGAACCATCGCGTCAATCTGAGCGCCAGCGCCGTCTGGCAGACCCGCTACAACGTGACCTACACGCTGAACACGGTCGCCTCCAACCTCTACAACCCGGTGGTCATCCCGAAGCCGAACCTTTCCGGCTACGACACCCATCCGCGGCTGCTCAGCCGCCAGAGGCTCGCCGGCCTCGCCATCGCCGACACGCTCTCCGTTCTCGACGAGCGGGTGCAGCTGACGCTGGGCCTGCGGCGCCAGCAGGTGACGACCGACAGCTACAACGGCGCCGTACCGAGCCGGCAGACCAGCCGCTACAGCGAGAGCGCCACGACGCCCGCCGTGGCGCTGGTGGTGAAGCCCGATCCGCGCCTCTCGCTCTACGCCAACTACATCGAGGGACTGTCCCAGGGGCCGGTGGCGCCGAGCGGCACGGCGAACGCCGGCCAGGTCTTCGCGCCCTTCGTGTCCAAGCAACTGGAGGCCGGGGTCAAGCTCGACCTCGGCCGGTTCGGGGCGACCTTCAGCGCCTTCCAGATCACCCAGCCCAGCGGCCTGTCGACGGCGAGCCGCACGGGCGGCCTGCCGGTCTTCGGCGTCGACGGCGAACAGCGCAACCGCGGCCTCGAACTCTACGGCTACGGTGAACTCGCCGAGGGGCTGCGGCTGCTGGGCGGCGTGATGGTTCTGGACGCGGTCCAGACCAAGACGGCCGGCGGGGTCAACAACGGCAAGGACGCGATCGCCTCGCCGGACGTGCAGCTCAATCTCGGGCTGGAATGGGACACGCCGTTCCTGGACGGGCTGACCTTGTCCGGCGGCGCCGTCCATACGAGCGGCCAGTATGTGAACGCCTCCAACACCCAGAGAATCCCGAGCTGGACGCGCTTCGACGTCGGCGCCTCCTATCTCGTCGAGGCCAAGGACACTCCGATCGAGCTGCGGGCCCGCGTCACCAACCTGTTCGACAAGAGCTACTGGGCCTCGGCATCGCCGCAGTTGGGCGCCTTGTCCACCGGGGCGCCGCGGACCTTCGCCCTGTCGGCCAGCGTCGGCTTCTGA
- a CDS encoding FecR family protein — MTTDERPDQPLEEAMDWLLRLQAEPDDAALRRGLAAWIAADSDHGRAWAQAERTWVLIGAVPPVHSARWEPAGVPADRKARSPRRRSRWPAGLGLAGAALAASLMLMVNADTLTRLRADQTTGAGELRSVTLADGSTVHLGPRSAIDTEDGPNRRGVRLLAGEAFFEVTPNSARPFIVEAGGVAVTVVGTAFDVRLDPATTTVSVKSGVVAVRHDGGPPMEERLGAGQRLTVDRAGGRAVRGELAPGDVAIWREGYLFVDNATVAEVVDELRRYQPGWILLESAQLAERRVTGLYDLRQPERALQAIVQPHGGRLRTLTPFLHVLSMP, encoded by the coding sequence ATGACGACGGACGAAAGACCGGATCAGCCTCTGGAGGAGGCGATGGACTGGTTGCTGCGTCTCCAGGCGGAGCCGGATGACGCCGCCCTGCGCCGTGGTTTGGCGGCCTGGATCGCGGCCGACAGCGACCATGGCCGCGCCTGGGCGCAGGCGGAACGGACCTGGGTGCTGATCGGTGCCGTGCCACCGGTCCATTCGGCCCGTTGGGAGCCTGCCGGGGTTCCTGCGGATCGGAAAGCGCGGTCGCCGCGTCGTCGGTCGCGCTGGCCCGCTGGTCTGGGGCTTGCCGGGGCCGCATTGGCTGCCAGCCTGATGCTGATGGTCAACGCCGACACCCTGACGCGCCTGCGCGCCGACCAGACCACCGGCGCCGGGGAATTGCGCAGCGTAACGCTGGCCGATGGCTCCACGGTTCATCTCGGCCCCCGGAGCGCCATCGACACGGAGGATGGTCCGAACCGGCGCGGCGTGCGGCTGCTGGCTGGGGAAGCCTTCTTCGAGGTCACGCCGAATTCCGCGCGTCCCTTCATCGTCGAGGCCGGCGGCGTGGCCGTCACGGTCGTCGGCACGGCCTTCGACGTGCGCCTCGATCCGGCGACCACGACCGTCAGCGTGAAATCCGGCGTGGTCGCGGTTCGCCACGACGGCGGTCCGCCGATGGAGGAGCGGTTGGGCGCGGGGCAGCGTCTGACCGTCGATCGTGCCGGCGGGCGCGCCGTTCGCGGGGAACTGGCACCCGGCGACGTCGCCATTTGGCGCGAGGGTTACCTGTTCGTCGACAACGCCACGGTGGCCGAGGTGGTCGACGAGCTGCGCCGCTACCAGCCCGGCTGGATTTTGCTTGAGAGCGCCCAACTGGCGGAACGCCGCGTCACCGGTCTGTACGATCTGCGCCAGCCCGAGCGTGCCCTGCAGGCGATCGTCCAACCCCATGGCGGACGATTGCGCACGCTCACGCCGTTTTTGCACGTCCTGTCGATGCCCTGA
- a CDS encoding RNA polymerase sigma factor has protein sequence MQRDDGKLKLYLTHRAALVDYATPIVGDRGQAEDVVQEAFLRFVPSSPDLVDRVIDHPVAYLYRIVRNLALNGRRREGGEQRQEQDERTHWMVPAVPRTPEQDAMHSRDMERVAAAMAELPENGRIALEMHRFGGCTLQEVADHLGMSVPTVHRLVHRALMHVAARLGPPSG, from the coding sequence GTGCAGCGGGACGATGGAAAACTGAAGCTGTATCTGACGCACCGGGCGGCGTTGGTGGACTACGCCACGCCGATCGTGGGCGACCGTGGACAGGCGGAAGACGTGGTGCAGGAGGCGTTCCTGCGTTTCGTGCCCTCCTCTCCGGACCTCGTGGACCGGGTCATCGACCATCCGGTCGCCTATCTCTACCGGATCGTCCGCAATCTGGCGCTCAACGGGCGCCGCCGCGAGGGCGGCGAACAGCGCCAGGAACAGGACGAACGGACCCATTGGATGGTGCCCGCCGTGCCCCGCACCCCCGAACAGGACGCCATGCACAGCCGGGACATGGAGCGCGTCGCGGCGGCCATGGCCGAACTTCCGGAGAATGGCCGGATCGCGCTGGAGATGCACCGCTTCGGCGGCTGTACTCTTCAGGAGGTCGCCGACCATCTCGGCATGTCGGTCCCGACTGTCCATCGACTGGTGCATCGGGCGCTGATGCACGTCGCGGCTCGGCTCGGCCCGCCGTCGGGCTGA
- a CDS encoding sugar O-acetyltransferase translates to MQQQDGRSEKAKMLAGELYDPLDHELVVGRERARDLCQALNATREAEQDERRRILCDLFGSGGDTVWMQPPFFCDYGSNIELGERVLFNFNCVVLDVCPVRIGSFTFFGPGVQIYTPLHPMNAELRRQQEFGKPVEIGSDVWVGGGALIMPGVRIGSRTVIGAGSVVTRSVPDGVLAAGNPCRVIREITE, encoded by the coding sequence ATGCAACAGCAGGACGGGCGTAGCGAAAAGGCCAAGATGTTGGCGGGTGAACTTTACGACCCTCTGGATCATGAGCTGGTCGTGGGCCGCGAGCGTGCTCGGGACCTCTGCCAAGCCTTGAACGCCACGCGCGAGGCGGAACAGGACGAGCGGCGGCGCATCCTTTGCGACTTGTTTGGTTCAGGCGGCGACACGGTGTGGATGCAGCCACCCTTCTTCTGCGACTACGGATCGAACATCGAGCTTGGAGAACGGGTGCTCTTCAACTTCAACTGCGTCGTGCTGGACGTGTGCCCGGTGCGCATCGGAAGCTTCACTTTCTTTGGTCCCGGAGTGCAGATCTACACACCTCTGCATCCGATGAACGCCGAATTGCGTCGACAACAGGAGTTCGGCAAGCCCGTGGAGATCGGATCGGATGTCTGGGTCGGCGGAGGAGCGCTCATCATGCCGGGCGTGCGGATCGGATCGCGGACGGTGATCGGTGCCGGCAGCGTCGTGACGCGGAGCGTCCCGGACGGCGTGCTCGCCGCTGGCAACCCCTGCCGCGTGATCCGTGAAATCACTGAGTAG
- a CDS encoding DEAD/DEAH box helicase, whose translation MPDAASLMQFARTAFALGRSMTCAAPAEGALAIELARGAGRSQGAPLVVTRSDTRAARLARAIRDVAPDLEIVLFPNWDVPLGDRVQPSRAVLGQRAAAIAALSRPAKDTGRLVLATAEAALQRLPPPDAWPDVALVIATGTLYDEETWRKRLVAGGYILDDRVDEPGEAAFRGSVVEIFPGDADRPVRCDIVDGRVARIRTFDPASQRSTGDCDRISVHPVTEIPAAPEIVARLIHGLEGRRDPMAAGLAEELAAGRRPSAFERLLPLAYDRLPSLLELLADSPVVIDEGVGDRLEARFDEVEEADASVMHLDRNAWETGLRGRAVLTLEPDGRASSSEAPAVSERTLPRLAGERIAAGEAVIIAAANAADAARMAERVSATTGRPVPVLDRWPVDGPPVTPAVLVLRVAAGFTFDGVTVLAQRRRPEGGAGPVAPLAPVDLSPDDLAVHLDYGIGAVRGLETVEAGGQPEDVLVMEYARENRLLVPAADLDRVWRYGSCDAQVALDGLKGGNWVTRRAELEREIGRTAKSLVRQAERRARKKAPVIAPPAGPMRRVAARFPYEETVGQRRAITAVMAELASGRPMDHLVCADVGYGKTEVALRAAAAVAFTGRQVAVLAPTSVLARQHLEVFRRRLAGLGLRIEPLTGGMAASAARAVREGLADGSVAIAVGTHALLSKTVRFADLALVVVDEEQRFGTVQKRALARLSAGVHCLALSATPVPRTLQGALAGLRGVSVIDTPPVRRRPVRTRVIPYDPSVLRSALMREKARGGQSFCVAPRIADLPALEAEVRALAPGLSVAVAHGRLPMAELDQVMFDVAEGTVDVLVSTPIIETGIDIPRANTIVIRRPDLFGLGQLHQLRGRVGRGGTQAYAYLLTDPDTPLNERTERRLGSLEAIESLGGGFALSLLDLDQRGAGDLLGTDQSGHLRLVGTELYQHLLARALAGAEMDDSPELRLGVPQTIPAAYLPEEELRIGLHRRLSHLRDEAAIEPLREEIEDRFGPLPGEVELLLATAALRARCRRLGVAALAAGPSGVSLTLNDTPCRAQREAALERLWTGQVRRTDDRLIVALSAEGPLEILSNARAVLDQLPSAGAAWVT comes from the coding sequence ATGCCTGATGCCGCATCTTTGATGCAATTCGCCCGCACCGCTTTCGCCCTGGGCCGGTCCATGACCTGCGCCGCCCCGGCCGAAGGCGCACTGGCCATCGAGCTTGCCCGAGGCGCCGGCCGTTCGCAGGGGGCGCCGTTGGTCGTGACCCGCAGCGACACCCGGGCTGCCCGGCTCGCCAGGGCGATCCGGGACGTGGCACCAGACCTCGAGATCGTGCTCTTCCCGAATTGGGATGTCCCCCTGGGCGACCGGGTTCAGCCATCGCGCGCTGTTCTTGGGCAACGGGCCGCCGCCATCGCCGCCTTGTCCCGACCGGCCAAGGACACCGGGCGGTTGGTTCTGGCGACCGCCGAGGCGGCGCTGCAGCGTCTCCCACCTCCCGACGCCTGGCCGGACGTCGCGCTGGTCATCGCGACGGGCACACTCTATGACGAGGAGACTTGGCGGAAGCGCCTGGTTGCCGGCGGCTACATCCTCGACGACCGGGTCGACGAACCAGGGGAAGCCGCATTCCGCGGTTCCGTGGTCGAGATCTTTCCGGGCGACGCCGACCGCCCCGTCCGTTGCGACATCGTCGATGGCCGGGTCGCACGGATACGGACCTTTGATCCGGCAAGCCAGCGCTCGACGGGCGACTGCGACCGGATCTCCGTTCATCCGGTGACCGAAATTCCGGCGGCGCCGGAGATCGTCGCGCGGTTGATCCATGGGCTGGAGGGTCGCAGAGACCCGATGGCCGCTGGGCTCGCGGAGGAACTTGCCGCCGGACGGCGTCCCTCCGCTTTCGAGCGCCTTCTGCCCCTGGCCTACGACCGCTTGCCGAGCTTGCTTGAGCTTCTTGCCGACAGTCCCGTCGTTATCGACGAGGGGGTTGGCGACCGTCTGGAGGCGCGGTTCGACGAAGTGGAGGAAGCCGATGCATCGGTCATGCACCTCGACCGCAACGCGTGGGAGACGGGGCTGCGGGGGCGCGCCGTTCTGACCCTGGAGCCCGACGGGCGAGCGTCGTCCAGCGAGGCGCCGGCGGTGTCCGAACGCACCCTCCCCCGCCTCGCCGGAGAGAGGATTGCCGCGGGCGAGGCCGTGATCATTGCCGCCGCGAACGCCGCCGACGCGGCCAGGATGGCGGAGCGGGTGTCGGCGACGACCGGCCGGCCGGTGCCGGTGCTCGACCGGTGGCCGGTGGATGGACCTCCCGTGACGCCGGCAGTCCTGGTGCTTCGGGTCGCGGCGGGCTTCACGTTCGACGGCGTGACGGTGCTCGCCCAGCGTCGCCGTCCGGAGGGCGGAGCCGGCCCGGTCGCCCCGCTGGCACCCGTCGACCTGTCGCCCGACGATCTTGCGGTCCATCTCGACTACGGGATCGGTGCGGTGCGCGGGCTCGAAACGGTTGAGGCCGGGGGCCAGCCGGAAGACGTCCTGGTGATGGAATATGCCCGCGAGAATCGGCTCCTCGTGCCTGCGGCCGACCTCGACCGCGTGTGGCGCTACGGCAGTTGCGACGCCCAGGTGGCGCTCGATGGGCTCAAGGGCGGGAATTGGGTCACCCGCCGTGCGGAGTTGGAGCGCGAGATCGGCCGAACCGCCAAAAGCCTCGTGCGCCAAGCCGAGCGCCGGGCCCGCAAGAAAGCCCCCGTGATCGCGCCGCCGGCCGGACCGATGCGGCGCGTGGCCGCCCGCTTCCCCTACGAGGAGACCGTGGGGCAGCGGCGCGCCATCACCGCCGTGATGGCCGAACTCGCCAGCGGGCGCCCCATGGACCATCTGGTCTGCGCCGACGTCGGCTACGGCAAGACCGAAGTGGCGTTGCGCGCCGCTGCGGCGGTGGCTTTCACCGGCCGGCAGGTTGCCGTCCTTGCTCCGACCAGCGTGCTCGCCCGCCAGCACCTGGAGGTGTTCCGACGGCGGCTGGCCGGCTTGGGCCTGCGCATCGAGCCGTTGACCGGCGGCATGGCGGCGTCGGCCGCAAGGGCCGTGCGCGAAGGCCTCGCCGACGGATCGGTGGCGATCGCGGTCGGCACCCATGCCCTCCTGTCGAAGACGGTGCGCTTCGCCGACCTGGCGTTGGTCGTCGTCGACGAGGAGCAGCGCTTCGGCACCGTGCAGAAGCGGGCATTGGCCCGGCTTTCGGCCGGCGTCCACTGTCTGGCGCTCAGCGCCACGCCGGTTCCGCGGACGCTGCAGGGGGCGCTGGCGGGACTGCGCGGGGTGAGCGTCATCGATACACCCCCGGTGCGGCGGCGCCCGGTGCGCACGCGGGTCATCCCCTATGACCCTTCGGTTCTGCGGTCCGCCTTGATGCGCGAAAAGGCGCGGGGTGGACAGAGCTTCTGCGTCGCTCCCCGGATCGCCGACCTGCCGGCGCTGGAGGCCGAAGTGCGCGCGCTCGCCCCCGGTCTGTCGGTCGCCGTCGCGCACGGCCGTCTCCCCATGGCCGAACTTGATCAGGTCATGTTCGATGTCGCGGAAGGAACGGTCGACGTGCTGGTTTCAACCCCCATCATCGAGACCGGCATCGACATTCCCCGCGCCAACACCATCGTGATCCGCCGTCCCGACCTGTTCGGGCTCGGCCAGCTCCATCAGCTCCGCGGCCGGGTGGGGCGCGGGGGAACGCAGGCCTACGCCTATCTCCTGACCGATCCGGACACGCCGCTCAACGAGCGAACCGAGCGGCGGCTGGGCTCGCTTGAGGCGATCGAAAGCCTGGGCGGCGGCTTCGCCCTCAGTTTGCTCGATCTCGACCAGCGCGGGGCGGGCGACCTGCTGGGAACCGATCAGAGCGGCCATCTGCGGCTGGTCGGAACCGAGCTGTACCAGCATCTGCTGGCCCGCGCGCTGGCCGGCGCCGAGATGGACGATTCCCCCGAACTGCGCCTCGGCGTGCCGCAGACCATACCCGCCGCCTACCTTCCGGAGGAGGAGTTGCGCATCGGGCTGCACCGCCGCCTCTCGCATCTGCGCGACGAAGCGGCGATCGAGCCGCTGCGCGAGGAGATCGAGGACCGCTTCGGGCCGTTGCCGGGAGAAGTCGAGCTGTTGCTGGCGACTGCCGCGCTCCGCGCCCGGTGCCGGAGGCTGGGCGTCGCTGCCTTGGCCGCCGGCCCCTCGGGTGTATCGCTGACCCTGAACGACACGCCCTGCCGAGCCCAGCGCGAAGCGGCGCTGGAGCGTCTGTGGACCGGGCAGGTGCGCCGGACAGACGACCGTCTTATCGTTGCGCTGAGCGCCGAAGGACCATTGGAGATCTTGAGCAATGCACGCGCCGTGCTTGATCAGTTGCCGTCGGCCGGCGCGGCCTGGGTGACATGA
- a CDS encoding carboxylesterase gives MKLWAWKIAKTTVALIAVSAVVFLSVRAYDSQRGLPLEIWHTFVPKELHYKELERIGWPEYLKNEAAIFDSVRSEVTQKLPPEERIPVNRYFDGSPIYPGQFSQDWNRSYVLEPNGPVKGAVLFLHGLTDSPYSLRHIARLYQSYGFVSIAIRLPGHGTVPAGLTDIEWEDWLAATRLAAREAQRRIAPDQPLHVVGFSNGGALALMYALDTLDEARLKRPDRIVLISPMIGITAFARFAGLAGLPAIFPPFAKAAWLGVVPEFNPFKYNSFPVNGARQSHLLTSALQSRIASRAGGGLDGLAPILTFQSVMDFTVSTRAILSGLYAHLPANGSELVLFDVNRNTKFGPLLSSASETMLTRILPAPPRRFRTTIITNADPERTDVVARTMEAGTETEQMQELGLVYPSDVYSLSHVALPFPTSDSLYGLHPDPNEDFGIHLGAVAARGERGALVVSMDALLRMSSNPFFPYLLGRIEESLTGEESGETSSHLSPNGRSP, from the coding sequence ATGAAACTATGGGCTTGGAAAATTGCAAAGACAACGGTCGCGCTGATCGCCGTGAGCGCTGTGGTTTTTCTATCTGTGCGCGCCTATGACTCGCAGCGTGGCCTTCCGCTTGAAATCTGGCATACATTTGTACCGAAAGAACTCCATTATAAGGAATTGGAACGTATCGGCTGGCCCGAATACCTGAAGAATGAGGCTGCCATCTTTGACAGCGTGCGATCAGAAGTTACCCAGAAGCTGCCTCCGGAAGAGCGCATTCCGGTCAACCGATATTTCGATGGAAGCCCAATCTATCCTGGGCAGTTCTCACAGGACTGGAATCGTTCCTATGTGCTTGAGCCCAACGGCCCTGTCAAAGGAGCGGTTCTGTTCCTTCACGGTTTGACCGACTCACCCTACAGCCTTCGTCACATCGCCCGTCTTTATCAATCGTACGGCTTCGTCTCCATCGCCATACGGTTGCCCGGACACGGCACGGTTCCCGCGGGTCTGACCGATATCGAATGGGAAGATTGGTTGGCCGCCACCCGGTTGGCGGCGCGGGAAGCGCAGCGGCGCATCGCTCCGGACCAACCGCTCCATGTGGTCGGGTTCTCGAACGGCGGCGCGCTTGCTTTGATGTACGCGCTCGACACCCTCGATGAGGCCCGGCTGAAGCGTCCCGACCGCATCGTTCTGATCTCACCGATGATCGGGATCACCGCGTTCGCGCGTTTCGCCGGTCTGGCCGGCTTGCCCGCGATATTCCCCCCGTTCGCAAAAGCCGCTTGGCTTGGCGTTGTGCCGGAATTCAACCCCTTCAAGTACAACTCTTTTCCGGTCAACGGCGCGCGGCAGTCGCATTTGCTGACCTCAGCTCTCCAGAGCAGGATCGCAAGCCGCGCGGGTGGCGGGCTGGACGGGCTGGCGCCGATCCTCACCTTCCAATCGGTGATGGATTTCACCGTCAGCACGCGCGCGATCCTATCCGGACTGTACGCTCACCTGCCCGCCAACGGCAGCGAACTCGTGCTGTTCGACGTGAACCGCAACACCAAGTTCGGCCCGCTCCTGAGTTCGGCGTCCGAAACCATGCTGACGCGCATCCTGCCCGCCCCGCCCCGCCGGTTCAGGACCACGATCATCACCAACGCCGATCCGGAGCGCACCGATGTGGTCGCACGAACGATGGAGGCCGGCACGGAGACGGAGCAGATGCAGGAATTGGGGTTGGTTTATCCCTCCGACGTCTATTCGCTCTCGCACGTCGCCCTTCCGTTCCCGACGAGCGATTCCCTTTACGGCCTTCACCCCGACCCCAACGAGGATTTCGGCATCCATCTGGGCGCGGTGGCCGCCCGGGGAGAGCGTGGAGCGCTGGTTGTCAGCATGGATGCCCTGCTCCGCATGTCATCCAACCCCTTCTTCCCCTACCTGCTGGGGCGGATCGAGGAATCCCTGACAGGGGAAGAGTCCGGGGAAACGTCGAGCCACCTGTCTCCCAACGGCCGGTCTCCCTAG
- a CDS encoding patatin-like phospholipase family protein translates to MPTKKVAIACQGGGTHAAFTWGVLRTILMTKQSWDENPRDGDTFDIVAISGTSAGALCALAAWYGLAPNTADAACGTIGKAIERLDFLWTTFAATTPVETAHNRLVAGLLEWKSQGLPLPASNPYSSAGRFGLAGLNMMGARWQYLGFPELLKDLCPHFDAIDWPRVAEADIRILAGAIEVLSGNFEVFDSNKTLEQMGLRPDGREINQYDITRWRMRRALSLEGVAASGTLPEVLPAQVIPDMVFPTCVPGRTVTRNGYYWDGLYSRNPPVRDLLDARVKDEKPDEVWIVRINPQEFHPASPNIGLEDIRDRENDLAGNLSLNQELDAIMTINQWIERHGNGKPPLDNHKIVAVRTIKMTRGTAWGLKHTSKFNRCPDYFATLREEGRTVTEGWLADWRRLGKDFPRYPYDARYPEPTQPPSHGAP, encoded by the coding sequence ATGCCCACAAAGAAGGTCGCGATCGCTTGCCAAGGGGGAGGAACGCACGCCGCGTTCACCTGGGGCGTTCTCAGGACCATTCTGATGACGAAGCAGAGTTGGGACGAGAACCCGCGGGACGGCGACACCTTCGACATCGTCGCGATCAGCGGCACGTCGGCGGGCGCGCTGTGCGCGCTTGCGGCGTGGTACGGCCTCGCCCCGAACACCGCCGACGCGGCGTGCGGCACCATTGGCAAGGCGATCGAGCGCCTGGACTTCCTATGGACGACCTTCGCCGCGACCACCCCGGTCGAGACCGCCCACAACCGTCTGGTCGCCGGCTTGCTGGAGTGGAAATCGCAGGGATTGCCGCTGCCGGCGTCCAACCCCTATTCCAGCGCCGGCAGGTTCGGGCTGGCCGGCCTCAACATGATGGGAGCCCGCTGGCAGTATCTTGGGTTTCCGGAGTTGCTGAAGGACCTGTGTCCACATTTCGACGCGATCGATTGGCCGCGGGTGGCCGAAGCCGACATCCGGATTCTCGCCGGCGCCATCGAAGTGCTCAGCGGCAATTTCGAGGTGTTCGATTCCAACAAGACTCTTGAACAGATGGGCCTGCGACCGGACGGCCGGGAGATCAACCAGTACGACATCACCCGCTGGCGCATGCGCCGGGCGCTTTCGCTGGAAGGCGTGGCGGCATCGGGGACGCTTCCGGAGGTTCTGCCCGCACAGGTCATCCCCGACATGGTGTTCCCGACCTGCGTGCCGGGCCGGACCGTCACACGCAACGGCTACTATTGGGATGGCCTGTATTCGCGCAACCCGCCGGTGCGCGACCTTCTCGACGCCAGGGTGAAGGACGAAAAGCCGGACGAGGTCTGGATCGTGCGCATCAATCCCCAGGAGTTCCATCCCGCCTCACCGAACATCGGCCTCGAGGACATCCGGGACCGTGAGAACGATCTGGCCGGCAACCTGTCTCTCAACCAGGAATTGGACGCTATCATGACGATCAACCAGTGGATCGAGCGCCACGGAAACGGGAAACCACCCCTGGACAACCACAAGATCGTCGCGGTGCGGACCATCAAGATGACCCGCGGCACCGCCTGGGGGCTCAAGCACACCTCGAAATTCAACCGTTGCCCGGACTACTTCGCGACGCTTCGCGAGGAAGGGCGAACCGTCACCGAGGGGTGGCTGGCGGACTGGCGGAGGCTCGGCAAGGACTTCCCGCGCTATCCCTACGACGCGCGCTACCCCGAGCCGACCCAACCGCCTTCGCACGGAGCCCCCTGA